A region from the uncultured Draconibacterium sp. genome encodes:
- a CDS encoding LysM peptidoglycan-binding domain-containing protein, which translates to MLQNKQGIVFGIVIAALLLATQFTFGQDSIDTKSYAYRFQQMVSSLSGQYPWNNESFYSGQLSTINEKNETYVPNSSVYHPQKFEVYHSILNSLDEKQKTAFVKAFAYYNQEVKNALNTAGLSLELQYLPAVLSAGNALYSSSFKRAGIWQLTHFQSVINGLRLEKLYDERLQYEKATVAAVNELKNNKKLFEDSRLAMLAYVFGKTKVKNLQHRAGQNASFQDFMAVASNDIVEFMAAYQATAAFLSSVAFVPDESKIETEIIPVRTQIHFSQICLVLPVTLAEVQFYNPQYPYSILPENASLCLPAKFKNDFLVQQDSIYNTVDSAMFEVVAQKIEYPPAPNRQFIGEPVKDLEIEGKTKIKYTIKSGDVLGFIAEDYDVRVADLKYWNNIYNERKIQAGKTLDIFVDNDKAAYYLALQQKKEKKEKPVTAIPDFSVGTLPGTAIHQTANKVEHVVKSGESPYVIAKKYQGVTPEKILEWNNISDARKIQIGQKLIIYVQ; encoded by the coding sequence TTGTTGCAAAATAAGCAGGGGATTGTTTTTGGGATTGTTATTGCTGCTCTTTTATTGGCCACGCAATTTACGTTTGGGCAGGATAGTATCGATACCAAAAGTTATGCTTATCGTTTTCAACAAATGGTGAGTAGTTTATCGGGGCAATATCCCTGGAACAACGAAAGTTTTTATTCCGGGCAGCTAAGCACGATAAACGAAAAAAATGAGACTTATGTGCCGAATTCATCGGTGTACCATCCTCAAAAATTCGAGGTCTACCATTCAATTCTAAATTCGCTCGACGAAAAGCAAAAGACCGCTTTTGTAAAAGCATTCGCTTATTACAACCAGGAGGTGAAAAACGCATTAAATACAGCCGGATTAAGTTTGGAATTGCAGTATCTACCCGCAGTTCTGTCGGCTGGCAATGCACTTTATTCCAGCTCTTTTAAACGAGCAGGAATCTGGCAGTTGACCCATTTTCAGTCGGTGATTAATGGTTTGAGGCTTGAAAAGTTGTATGATGAACGTTTACAGTACGAAAAAGCAACAGTGGCTGCTGTTAATGAGCTGAAAAACAATAAAAAACTATTTGAAGATAGCAGGCTGGCCATGTTGGCCTATGTTTTCGGAAAAACAAAAGTGAAAAATCTGCAGCATCGTGCCGGCCAGAATGCAAGTTTTCAGGATTTTATGGCTGTGGCATCAAATGATATTGTGGAATTTATGGCAGCCTACCAGGCTACTGCTGCTTTTTTGAGTTCGGTTGCTTTTGTTCCTGATGAATCGAAGATAGAAACGGAGATAATACCGGTTAGGACGCAAATACATTTTTCGCAAATTTGTTTGGTGCTTCCTGTAACGCTTGCTGAAGTACAGTTTTATAATCCACAATACCCGTATTCCATATTACCTGAAAATGCTTCGCTTTGCCTGCCTGCAAAGTTTAAAAATGATTTTCTGGTACAGCAGGATTCGATATACAATACGGTGGACTCGGCTATGTTTGAGGTAGTTGCGCAAAAAATAGAATATCCGCCGGCACCCAATCGTCAGTTTATTGGCGAACCGGTGAAAGACCTTGAAATAGAGGGGAAAACAAAAATAAAGTACACCATAAAATCTGGCGATGTGCTCGGATTTATTGCCGAAGATTATGATGTTAGGGTTGCCGATTTAAAGTATTGGAATAATATTTACAACGAGCGAAAAATTCAGGCCGGGAAAACGCTCGATATTTTTGTTGACAATGATAAGGCAGCTTATTATTTAGCGCTACAACAAAAAAAGGAGAAAAAGGAAAAACCGGTAACTGCAATCCCTGATTTTTCGGTTGGTACATTGCCGGGCACGGCCATTCACCAAACAGCAAACAAGGTAGAGCATGTTGTAAAAAGTGGAGAATCGCCTTATGTTATTGCAAAAAAATACCAGGGAGTAACTCCTGAGAAGATATTGGAATGGAATAACATTTCAGACGCCCGCAAAATTCAGATTGGTCAGAAATTAATAATCTACGTGCAATGA
- a CDS encoding GDSL-type esterase/lipase family protein, translated as MKPVQTLIYTLSVITLLAGVMWLIPDDGIEVGDFTFHMPTFAEMLVADDVEYTDVSAIIAQQFEIDSLVDIELDTVAGDTVVEVVHRASYDSLVQTVHRIEMNQLGRENLYRFFEHLKNDTLVRIMHYGDSQIEGDRITAFVRNKLQVKFGGTGVGLRPALQPYDYVFSAYQQNSANWKRYPIYGRVDSTVEHSRYGVMGAFSRYAPLATDTLPFVDSVLFEAEMNVSKSAISYKRTREYEQMRLFYGHAKRPVAVQVLAKGDTVLADTLAPDIDYAVLECSLPDSTSSVTLRFSGYDGPDVYGIELASTKGIIVDNIALRGSSGTIFTKADFQHSLKMYKDLNPKFFILQFGGNVIPYIKDQKAIDRYGRWFSSQIKRINALCPDAAILVIGPSDMSTKKKDKYLTYKHLPRVVDKLKEVSLANNCAYWDMYQAMGGHNSMPSWVNAQPELARPDYVHFSPRGARLVANMFYNALILEYNNYLEEEI; from the coding sequence ATGAAACCGGTTCAAACTCTTATTTATACACTTAGCGTTATTACTTTGTTAGCCGGGGTAATGTGGTTAATACCAGATGACGGTATTGAAGTTGGTGATTTTACATTTCATATGCCAACTTTTGCTGAAATGCTGGTGGCTGATGATGTGGAATACACCGATGTGTCGGCAATAATTGCGCAGCAATTCGAAATAGACTCGCTGGTAGACATTGAGCTGGATACTGTAGCCGGCGATACAGTGGTTGAAGTTGTTCATCGGGCCAGCTACGATTCGCTGGTACAAACGGTTCATCGCATCGAAATGAATCAACTGGGGAGAGAAAACCTCTACCGTTTTTTTGAACATCTGAAAAATGATACGCTGGTTCGGATAATGCATTATGGCGATAGCCAGATTGAAGGCGACCGGATTACCGCTTTTGTGAGAAATAAACTACAGGTGAAATTTGGTGGTACCGGAGTTGGCTTGCGGCCTGCATTGCAGCCTTACGATTATGTTTTTAGTGCGTATCAGCAAAACTCCGCCAACTGGAAACGTTACCCAATTTATGGTCGGGTAGATTCAACGGTTGAACACAGCAGATACGGTGTTATGGGAGCCTTTTCGCGTTATGCACCATTGGCAACCGATACTTTACCATTTGTAGATTCGGTATTGTTTGAAGCTGAGATGAATGTGTCGAAATCGGCCATTTCGTATAAACGCACACGCGAATATGAACAGATGCGACTGTTTTATGGGCATGCCAAACGCCCGGTAGCGGTGCAGGTTTTGGCAAAGGGAGATACCGTGCTCGCCGATACGCTGGCACCCGATATTGATTATGCTGTGCTCGAGTGCAGCTTACCCGATTCAACTTCGAGTGTTACATTGCGGTTCTCGGGATACGATGGCCCTGATGTGTATGGTATTGAACTGGCTTCGACAAAAGGAATTATTGTTGACAATATTGCCTTACGTGGTAGCTCAGGAACCATTTTTACAAAAGCCGATTTTCAGCACAGCCTGAAAATGTACAAGGACTTAAACCCGAAATTCTTTATACTACAGTTTGGCGGAAATGTAATTCCGTACATAAAAGACCAGAAAGCGATTGACCGCTATGGCCGCTGGTTTTCGAGCCAGATTAAACGCATTAATGCACTGTGCCCCGATGCGGCTATTCTGGTAATTGGGCCAAGCGATATGTCGACAAAAAAGAAGGATAAATACCTTACTTATAAACATTTGCCGCGTGTGGTAGATAAGCTTAAAGAGGTTTCGCTGGCTAATAATTGCGCGTATTGGGATATGTACCAGGCAATGGGCGGGCACAATAGCATGCCTTCGTGGGTAAATGCTCAACCCGAACTGGCTCGGCCCGATTATGTACACTTTTCGCCACGAGGCGCACGTTTGGTGGCAAACATGTTTTATAACGCACTGATTTTGGAGTACAACAATTACCTGGAGGAGGAGATTTAA
- a CDS encoding S9 family peptidase has protein sequence MRHLIVLIFLFISTVVFAQTKQMSLEDAVYGRYTYLRPAGLSGLQWQNDKQFTYIENRELLAEQVKTGAKSKLISLDELNAITGDEMSRIPAYRWLNPSELLLTTAMNFYVVNPVEKTAYSVDLIENAENAVFNAESKFASFTRENDVWIAFENGNYKQITTDGGSGIVNGQSVHRNEFGISGGLFNSPKGSFVAFYRKDETMVKDYPLVDYMARQAEHKPVKYPMAGMNSHHVTLGVYNIATQSTVFLKTGEPFDHYLTNVAWSPDEKYIYLAELNRAQNHMQLNCYDAFTGEKVKTLFEEQAETYVEPLHPIHFSSVNANEFYYLSRRDGWFHVYKYNTDGNLLKQLTKGEWEVTNILGFDSKENTLFIEATIDDPLQKKVCKVNVKTGAVEKLTSESGMHAGVLSPGANYILDRWSGTNVPGKVDLLSVKGDVLRTVFEADDPLKDYELGENRLVSIKTKDGKHDLHGRIILPVDFDPAKKYPVVVYVYGGPHSQLVNKGWHNQARWWQYYMASKGYIAFTLDNRGTNNRGRDFETAIHRQLGVLETEDQMQGIEYLTTLPYVDTERIGVHGWSYGGFMTLNLKLKHPDVFKVAVAGGPVVDWSMYEIMYGERYMDRPYENPEGYKNSDMSNYVENLDGKLMLIHGVQDATVVMQHSMKFLRECVKQNKQVDFFAYPVHPHNVRGKDRVHLMEKVSLYFFENL, from the coding sequence ATGCGTCACCTAATTGTTTTAATTTTTCTTTTTATAAGCACAGTTGTTTTTGCCCAAACCAAACAAATGAGCCTCGAGGATGCGGTGTATGGCCGTTATACCTATTTACGACCTGCAGGTTTATCGGGCTTGCAATGGCAAAACGATAAACAGTTTACTTACATTGAAAACCGCGAATTGCTGGCAGAACAGGTGAAAACAGGAGCCAAAAGCAAGCTTATTTCTTTAGATGAGTTGAATGCCATAACAGGTGACGAAATGAGTAGGATTCCTGCTTATCGCTGGTTAAATCCATCGGAGTTGCTGCTAACTACAGCTATGAATTTTTATGTGGTTAATCCTGTTGAAAAAACAGCCTATTCGGTTGATTTAATTGAAAATGCCGAAAATGCTGTTTTTAATGCCGAAAGTAAGTTTGCCAGCTTTACCCGCGAAAATGATGTATGGATAGCTTTCGAAAATGGCAACTATAAACAAATTACCACCGATGGCGGCAGTGGCATTGTGAACGGGCAGTCGGTTCACCGCAACGAGTTTGGTATTTCCGGTGGCCTCTTTAATTCGCCCAAAGGTAGTTTTGTGGCATTTTACCGTAAAGATGAAACCATGGTGAAAGACTATCCATTGGTGGATTATATGGCCCGCCAGGCTGAACACAAACCGGTTAAATATCCCATGGCAGGTATGAACAGTCACCACGTTACATTGGGGGTTTACAACATTGCAACTCAAAGTACTGTGTTTTTAAAAACAGGCGAACCGTTCGATCATTATTTGACTAATGTAGCCTGGTCGCCCGACGAAAAATATATTTACCTGGCAGAATTAAACCGTGCACAAAACCATATGCAACTTAATTGTTACGATGCCTTTACCGGCGAAAAGGTTAAGACTTTGTTTGAAGAGCAGGCAGAAACTTACGTTGAACCATTGCATCCAATACACTTTTCATCAGTAAATGCAAACGAGTTTTACTACCTGAGCCGACGCGATGGATGGTTTCACGTGTACAAATACAACACCGATGGCAATTTGCTGAAGCAGCTCACAAAAGGAGAGTGGGAGGTTACAAATATACTTGGCTTCGATAGCAAAGAAAATACCCTTTTTATTGAAGCAACAATCGACGATCCGTTGCAAAAGAAAGTGTGCAAAGTAAATGTAAAAACCGGAGCTGTTGAAAAGCTGACCAGCGAAAGTGGCATGCATGCAGGTGTTTTAAGTCCCGGTGCTAATTACATTTTAGATCGGTGGTCGGGAACTAACGTGCCGGGTAAGGTTGATTTGCTATCGGTAAAAGGCGATGTGCTGCGAACAGTTTTTGAAGCCGATGATCCTCTAAAAGACTATGAGTTGGGCGAAAACCGCCTGGTGTCGATAAAAACAAAAGACGGGAAACACGATTTGCACGGCAGGATTATTCTTCCGGTTGATTTTGATCCGGCCAAAAAATACCCGGTGGTGGTGTACGTTTATGGAGGGCCACACAGCCAGTTGGTTAATAAAGGCTGGCACAACCAGGCACGCTGGTGGCAATACTACATGGCATCAAAAGGTTACATCGCTTTTACACTTGACAACCGCGGAACAAACAACCGCGGACGCGATTTTGAAACTGCCATTCACCGTCAGTTGGGCGTGTTGGAAACCGAAGACCAAATGCAGGGTATTGAGTATCTTACAACGTTGCCTTACGTTGATACTGAACGAATTGGAGTACACGGCTGGAGCTACGGAGGCTTTATGACCTTAAACCTTAAACTTAAACATCCGGATGTATTTAAAGTGGCTGTTGCCGGTGGACCTGTGGTGGACTGGAGTATGTATGAAATTATGTATGGCGAACGCTATATGGACAGACCCTATGAAAATCCGGAAGGCTATAAAAATTCGGACATGTCAAATTATGTGGAGAATTTGGATGGGAAACTGATGCTGATTCATGGGGTGCAAGATGCAACCGTTGTAATGCAACATAGCATGAAATTTTTACGCGAGTGTGTAAAACAAAACAAACAGGTCGATTTTTTTGCCTACCCGGTTCACCCGCATAATGTTCGCGGAAAAGACCGTGTTCATTTAATGGAAAAGGTTAGTTTATACTTTTTCGAGAATTTATAA
- a CDS encoding GDSL-type esterase/lipase family protein — protein MKVYRKITFSKEHEKAKRLILASRVFSIPFFIGFFLLGLSAFAQQGNYFYHVNQYNFIRYDLNEMHYPGTTENAERFYSKLEKLITTGEGRVNVVHIGGSHIQAGSFSGQMRNRFQQLNGEINAGWGYMFPYRISRTNSPFGYYIRCNGYWKSFRNVERKKSGTLGVGGISASTQSPKAELTILLEEDNELDYSFNKLRIYYENAEQNYSLVIDSAVVTKKSEYNGYIDFELNQWVDSLKITLVKQAGADGTFTLLGLSTESNPNGVLYHSIGVNGAHVPAFLRCQLFQEQLSGLHPDLVILGLGINDAYGRRFSSSRFEDNYGQLIDKIKAAAPNALIVFTTNNDSYLYRRYVNKNGEKVKDSMFKMAKRYNAGVWDTYSVMGGLNSVVLWQNNGLAQADKIHFTREGYLMIADLFFGALIKDFEAFVIRRNGMTATSKSGNNSTGEGGVVQPAAMENTIN, from the coding sequence ATGAAGGTGTACCGGAAAATAACATTCAGCAAAGAACACGAAAAAGCTAAAAGACTGATACTTGCTAGCCGGGTTTTTTCAATACCTTTTTTTATCGGATTTTTTCTGCTTGGCCTTTCGGCTTTTGCGCAGCAGGGAAACTACTTTTACCATGTTAACCAATATAATTTTATTCGTTACGATTTAAATGAAATGCATTACCCGGGAACCACCGAAAATGCAGAACGTTTTTATTCGAAACTCGAAAAATTAATCACCACCGGTGAAGGACGAGTGAATGTGGTTCATATCGGCGGTTCACATATTCAGGCCGGATCGTTTTCGGGGCAAATGCGCAACCGTTTTCAGCAACTTAACGGCGAAATAAATGCCGGTTGGGGTTATATGTTTCCTTACCGAATTTCGCGCACAAACTCTCCATTTGGTTACTACATCCGTTGTAACGGCTACTGGAAAAGTTTCAGAAATGTTGAACGTAAAAAAAGCGGTACGCTTGGGGTAGGTGGTATATCGGCATCAACACAGTCGCCAAAAGCCGAACTTACTATTTTACTGGAAGAAGATAACGAGCTGGATTACAGTTTTAACAAGTTGCGCATTTATTACGAAAATGCAGAGCAGAATTATTCGCTTGTTATCGACTCTGCTGTTGTGACAAAAAAATCAGAGTACAACGGTTATATCGATTTTGAATTAAACCAATGGGTTGACAGTCTAAAAATAACTTTAGTGAAGCAAGCTGGCGCAGACGGAACTTTTACCTTGTTGGGATTGTCAACAGAATCGAATCCAAATGGAGTACTTTACCACAGCATTGGAGTGAATGGAGCGCATGTTCCGGCCTTTTTGCGTTGCCAGCTTTTTCAGGAACAGTTGTCCGGGCTTCACCCTGATTTGGTAATTCTTGGGTTAGGTATAAACGACGCCTATGGCCGCCGCTTTTCAAGCAGTCGGTTTGAAGATAATTACGGACAGCTTATTGATAAAATTAAGGCAGCTGCACCCAATGCCCTCATTGTTTTTACCACAAATAACGATAGTTACCTGTACCGGAGGTATGTAAATAAAAATGGCGAAAAGGTTAAGGACAGCATGTTTAAAATGGCAAAAAGATACAATGCCGGAGTGTGGGATACGTATTCAGTTATGGGTGGGCTTAATTCCGTTGTACTTTGGCAGAATAATGGCCTGGCTCAGGCCGATAAAATTCATTTTACACGCGAAGGTTACCTGATGATTGCTGATTTGTTTTTTGGCGCGCTGATAAAAGATTTTGAGGCCTTTGTTATCAGGCGGAATGGAATGACAGCCACAAGTAAGTCGGGCAATAATTCAACAGGCGAGGGTGGTGTTGTACAACCGGCCGCTATGGAAAATACGATAAACTAA
- a CDS encoding sulfatase, producing MIKKIQLLCKLIILCIFFSSCGNLSKTDSDKPNILFIMSDDHAYQAISAYGYGLNETPNIDRIADEGALFTRACVTNSICAPSRAVLLTGKHSFINGKVDNVQPFDWNQPNFPKLMQANGYQTAMIGKIHLDGEPQGFDFSMVLRGQGHYYNPEFMVNGSGKWEQIEGYCTDIITDSMLDWLKNKRDPNKPFCALYHQKAPHRNWKPAQEYLNLYDNKTFDPPANYFDDYEGRGSAAKEQEMQIDGHARWGHDFKLLIDPDGNPTGFENELKRFNEQQRKDWLAAYTPKNDAMKAQQLKGKELGKWKFNRYIKDYLRTIKSVDDGVGEVLDYLKEAGLEENTIVIYTSDQGFYLGEHGWFDKRFMYEESFRTPLLVRFPKEIQPGTKINKLVQNLDFAPTFLDYAGITAPEEMQGESFRDLVSGKNSEWRDAVYYTYYEYPSVHMVKRHYGVATERYKLMHFYYDIDEWEMYDLETDPSEMKNIYNDPAYAQVQKDLHTKLQELRSYYGDSDENDQRFLKAYLDHQEKLRKKRAAQ from the coding sequence ATGATCAAAAAAATTCAACTTCTTTGCAAACTTATTATCCTTTGCATTTTCTTTTCTTCATGTGGAAATTTATCGAAAACAGATTCGGACAAGCCCAACATTTTATTTATTATGAGCGACGACCATGCGTACCAGGCGATTAGTGCGTATGGCTACGGGCTGAATGAAACTCCAAACATCGACCGAATTGCCGATGAAGGTGCATTATTTACAAGGGCTTGTGTAACGAACTCCATTTGCGCACCAAGCCGTGCAGTACTTTTAACCGGAAAGCACAGTTTTATTAATGGAAAAGTGGACAACGTGCAACCTTTTGACTGGAACCAACCAAATTTCCCGAAACTAATGCAGGCCAATGGCTACCAAACAGCCATGATTGGAAAAATTCACCTTGATGGAGAACCTCAGGGTTTTGATTTTTCGATGGTACTGCGCGGACAAGGACATTATTACAACCCTGAATTTATGGTAAATGGCAGTGGCAAATGGGAGCAGATTGAAGGTTATTGTACCGATATTATTACCGACAGCATGCTTGATTGGTTAAAAAACAAACGCGACCCCAATAAACCATTTTGCGCACTTTACCATCAAAAAGCCCCACACCGCAACTGGAAACCGGCACAAGAGTACTTGAATCTGTATGACAATAAGACCTTCGATCCACCGGCAAATTATTTTGATGATTACGAAGGCAGAGGAAGCGCCGCCAAAGAACAGGAAATGCAAATTGACGGGCATGCACGGTGGGGGCACGACTTTAAACTATTAATTGATCCGGATGGGAATCCTACCGGTTTTGAAAATGAATTAAAACGTTTTAACGAACAGCAACGAAAGGACTGGCTGGCAGCTTATACGCCAAAGAACGACGCCATGAAAGCTCAGCAGCTGAAAGGCAAAGAACTTGGAAAATGGAAGTTTAACCGCTACATTAAAGACTACTTGCGTACCATAAAATCGGTTGACGATGGCGTTGGTGAAGTACTCGATTACCTGAAAGAAGCAGGCTTGGAAGAAAATACGATAGTTATTTATACTTCTGACCAGGGATTTTACCTTGGCGAGCATGGCTGGTTTGATAAACGTTTTATGTACGAGGAATCATTTCGAACGCCTTTATTGGTGCGCTTTCCAAAAGAGATTCAGCCGGGAACAAAAATCAACAAATTGGTTCAGAATCTGGATTTTGCGCCTACTTTTCTTGATTATGCCGGAATTACAGCACCTGAGGAAATGCAGGGAGAATCGTTTAGAGACCTGGTTAGCGGCAAAAACTCAGAGTGGCGCGATGCAGTATATTATACCTACTACGAATACCCATCGGTGCACATGGTAAAAAGGCATTATGGTGTAGCCACCGAACGCTACAAACTGATGCATTTTTATTACGATATTGACGAATGGGAAATGTACGATTTGGAAACCGATCCCAGCGAGATGAAGAACATTTACAATGATCCGGCTTATGCCCAGGTGCAAAAAGATCTTCACACAAAACTTCAGGAATTAAGAAGCTATTACGGCGACAGCGATGAAAACGACCAACGGTTTTTAAAAGCTTATCTCGACCACCAGGAAAAATTAAGAAAAAAAAGAGCAGCTCAATAG
- a CDS encoding MBOAT family O-acyltransferase — protein MDLLQQIELNELLRNIFLYDKTAPLIFTRFFFWAFFAFVLAGYSLVYKNKNRSVRAGYLFLVSLFFYYKSSGFFFFILLFSTLADFFIGKSIYKSKNELFRKFLIAASVVINLGLLAYFKYAYFFIDSINIMFSTDLQVINHLALWANEATGTHFEVNQILLPVGISFFTFQTISYSVDVYRGETKPVNNLVDFGFYVSFFPQLVAGPIVRASGFVKQIYEDYRLSKEEFGWAVFIILKGLIKKIFIGDYIAVNFVDRVFADPITHSGFENLMALFGYSLQVYVDFSGYTDIAIGVALLMGYRLPQNFNSPYKAKSVAEFWKRWHMSLSSWLKDYLYIPIGGNREGSVFSYISLGIILAIVVLLAGKLILVPVFAALVLVFALLAKFSPKVKRSINTNINLMLTMLLGGLWHGASWQFIIWGGLNGVGLVVYKFWRKISPWENLNNRFVTIWRIAFTFTFITFTRVFFRSESMEVVNGMLRQIGTDMQLAIIPEILVAYKWVFLVMLFGFITHWLSYALKERVKNWFISSPIWVKAIIAAIVVVFVYQSISADMQPFIYFQF, from the coding sequence TTGGATTTATTACAACAAATAGAATTAAACGAACTTTTACGGAATATTTTTCTGTACGATAAAACGGCACCTCTTATTTTTACGCGCTTTTTCTTTTGGGCCTTTTTTGCTTTTGTTTTGGCCGGATATTCTTTGGTGTACAAAAATAAAAACCGTAGTGTTCGGGCCGGGTATCTTTTCCTGGTTAGTTTGTTTTTCTATTATAAATCAAGCGGGTTCTTCTTTTTTATTCTGCTATTTAGCACCCTAGCCGATTTTTTTATAGGCAAAAGCATCTATAAATCAAAAAATGAACTGTTTCGTAAATTTCTTATCGCGGCCAGTGTAGTTATCAACCTGGGGCTGCTGGCTTATTTTAAATATGCCTACTTTTTTATCGATAGTATAAACATCATGTTTAGTACCGATTTGCAGGTAATTAACCACCTTGCATTGTGGGCCAACGAAGCAACCGGCACGCATTTCGAGGTAAACCAAATATTACTTCCGGTGGGTATTTCCTTTTTTACCTTTCAAACCATAAGTTATTCGGTTGATGTGTACAGGGGAGAAACAAAGCCGGTAAATAACCTGGTTGATTTTGGCTTTTATGTTTCGTTTTTTCCGCAGCTGGTGGCAGGGCCAATTGTTCGTGCATCGGGTTTTGTAAAGCAAATTTACGAAGATTACCGCCTGTCGAAAGAGGAGTTTGGATGGGCCGTTTTTATCATACTGAAAGGATTAATAAAAAAGATATTTATTGGCGATTATATTGCTGTAAACTTTGTCGACCGGGTTTTTGCCGATCCAATAACACACTCCGGGTTCGAAAACCTGATGGCATTGTTTGGTTACTCTTTGCAGGTATATGTCGATTTTTCGGGGTATACCGATATTGCCATTGGCGTGGCTTTGTTAATGGGCTACCGTTTGCCTCAAAACTTTAATTCGCCGTATAAGGCCAAAAGTGTTGCCGAGTTCTGGAAACGCTGGCACATGTCGCTTTCATCGTGGTTAAAAGATTACCTGTATATTCCTATTGGAGGTAACCGCGAGGGCTCGGTATTTAGTTACATTAGTTTGGGTATTATTTTGGCTATTGTGGTTTTGCTGGCCGGCAAGTTAATTCTGGTTCCGGTTTTTGCAGCTTTGGTATTGGTTTTTGCGTTGCTGGCAAAGTTTTCGCCAAAGGTAAAACGCAGCATTAATACCAATATAAACTTAATGCTAACCATGCTTTTGGGTGGTTTGTGGCATGGCGCATCGTGGCAGTTTATTATTTGGGGTGGTTTAAATGGTGTTGGACTGGTGGTTTACAAATTCTGGCGAAAAATTAGTCCGTGGGAAAACCTGAACAACCGTTTTGTTACGATCTGGAGAATTGCTTTTACTTTCACTTTTATAACTTTTACGCGTGTATTTTTTCGCTCCGAATCGATGGAGGTGGTAAATGGAATGTTACGCCAAATTGGCACTGATATGCAACTTGCAATTATCCCTGAAATTCTTGTGGCTTACAAATGGGTGTTTTTGGTAATGTTGTTTGGCTTTATTACCCACTGGTTGAGCTATGCTTTAAAAGAGCGGGTTAAAAACTGGTTTATTAGTTCGCCGATTTGGGTTAAAGCAATAATTGCAGCTATTGTTGTAGTATTTGTTTATCAATCTATATCAGCTGATATGCAGCCTTTTATATATTTCCAGTTCTAA